A window from Betaproteobacteria bacterium encodes these proteins:
- a CDS encoding sulfurtransferase produces the protein MNLRAFARVGIGTIIAAGAIWTLFAGQPVSLGTIEASLQSLGHWAPIVFVAGFAVATVLFIPGSIFGLAGGLLFGPLWGTAWNVIGGTLGAILAFLVARYIAGDWVARRTRGRLKPIVEGAEAEGWRFVALTRLVPIVPFNLLNYALGLTRIPLWAYVWATLVCMVPGSAAYAWLGYAGRAVIAGENGAVQYALGGLAVLALVVFAPRLVWRVRKASDEWVNVPELRRQLSMAAPVTIVDVREPDEFAGPLGHVPHARNIPLPELPAHIDTCRGPNKIVLVCRTDKRSAKAAELLRAAGVDRVQVLRGGMEAWSKYRAPAPPIVRADITE, from the coding sequence ATGAATCTTCGGGCGTTCGCCCGAGTGGGAATTGGCACCATAATCGCTGCCGGTGCGATTTGGACGCTGTTTGCCGGGCAGCCAGTCTCTCTCGGAACTATCGAGGCCAGCTTGCAAAGCCTCGGGCATTGGGCCCCGATCGTCTTTGTGGCTGGCTTCGCCGTCGCAACGGTGCTATTCATTCCTGGGTCGATCTTTGGGCTCGCCGGCGGCCTGCTGTTCGGCCCGTTGTGGGGGACGGCCTGGAATGTCATCGGTGGAACACTCGGCGCGATACTCGCGTTTCTCGTTGCGCGCTATATTGCCGGCGACTGGGTTGCCCGCAGGACACGCGGGCGACTGAAACCCATTGTAGAGGGGGCGGAAGCGGAGGGCTGGCGCTTTGTCGCCCTCACCCGGCTCGTCCCCATCGTTCCCTTCAATTTGCTCAACTACGCGCTTGGGCTGACGCGCATCCCCTTGTGGGCGTATGTGTGGGCTACGCTTGTTTGCATGGTGCCGGGATCCGCCGCATATGCATGGCTGGGTTACGCGGGCCGGGCCGTGATCGCGGGGGAGAACGGCGCCGTTCAGTATGCGCTGGGCGGGCTTGCGGTACTCGCGCTCGTCGTTTTTGCACCGCGCCTAGTCTGGCGAGTCCGAAAGGCTTCGGACGAATGGGTCAACGTGCCGGAGCTTCGGCGTCAGCTCTCGATGGCCGCGCCCGTCACAATCGTCGACGTGCGAGAGCCGGACGAGTTCGCCGGTCCGTTGGGTCACGTTCCGCACGCCCGCAACATTCCGCTCCCAGAGCTTCCGGCGCATATCGATACGTGCAGGGGGCCAAACAAGATCGTGCTTGTGTGCAGAACGGATAAGCGATCGGCAAAGGCTGCCGAGCTCCTGCGCGCAGCCGGTGTGGACCGGGTCCAGGTGTTACGCGGCGGAATGGAAGCATGGAGCAAGTACCGCGCGCCGGCGCCGCCAATAGTTCGGGCCGATATCACGGAGTGA
- a CDS encoding sterol desaturase family protein → MSASSALGTFEPVIRLGAFFGIFAAVALWEAVAARRPRILTRGIRWPSNLGLLVVDVVALRLIAPGAAVNVAIAANTGGWGLLNAVALPAWLDVLIAVVVLDLAIYFQHVMFHAIPTLWRLHRVHHTDLDFDVTTGIRFHPIEILISTIIKCAAVAAIGAPVVAVLVFEILLNATAMFNHANASVPSSVERWLRWLLVTPDMHRVHHSIRYNETSSNFGFNLPWWDRLFGTYKAQPEAGHDAMIVGVDAFRDPQESALYRLLLQPFRTTPGRYPINRRQEVA, encoded by the coding sequence ATGTCGGCCTCTTCCGCGCTCGGCACGTTTGAACCCGTCATTCGCCTAGGCGCGTTCTTTGGCATTTTCGCCGCTGTTGCGCTTTGGGAGGCTGTAGCAGCGCGCCGACCCCGCATACTGACGCGAGGCATCCGCTGGCCGAGCAATCTCGGGCTGCTTGTGGTCGATGTCGTGGCGTTGCGGCTGATCGCTCCGGGGGCGGCGGTCAACGTTGCCATCGCTGCGAACACCGGCGGTTGGGGTCTGCTGAATGCAGTCGCCTTGCCGGCGTGGCTCGACGTTCTGATCGCGGTCGTGGTACTCGATCTCGCGATCTATTTCCAGCACGTCATGTTTCACGCCATACCGACGCTCTGGCGGCTTCATCGCGTGCACCACACGGATCTCGATTTCGATGTCACGACCGGGATTCGGTTTCATCCCATCGAAATTCTCATCTCGACGATCATCAAATGCGCCGCCGTCGCGGCGATCGGCGCGCCCGTAGTGGCGGTTCTCGTCTTCGAGATACTGCTCAATGCGACCGCGATGTTCAATCACGCGAACGCATCCGTCCCCTCGTCCGTTGAGCGCTGGCTGCGATGGCTCTTGGTGACACCCGATATGCACCGCGTCCACCACTCCATCCGCTATAACGAAACCTCGAGCAACTTCGGGTTCAACCTGCCTTGGTGGGACCGGCTCTTCGGAACCTACAAAGCACAGCCCGAGGCGGGGCACGACGCCATGATCGTTGGCGTGGATGCGTTCCGCGATCCCCAGGAGAGTGCACTCTATCGGCTTCTTCTCCAGCCGTTTCGGACCACACCGGGGCGCTACCCCATCAACCGCCGCCAGGAAGTCGCATGA